The nucleotide window CACAATTTCTAGAATAATCATTCCAAAGCTGAACACATCTGATTTGGTTGAAACATGTCCAAGAACCGCATATTCTGGCGCCATATACCCACTGTACATTAGAAAATGGTTAAGCATTTCTTCCTTTGTGAACTTGATAGTTACAAACTTATGATATATAAGATTAACCGAATCCATAGAGACTTACTAGGTTCCAGCTACTCTTCTTGTGATATGCTTTGTATGATCACCCTCAAAAATACTTGCCAAACCAAAGTCAGAGATCTTTGGATTCATATCCATTTCTAGTAATATATTGCTCGGCTTCAGATCTCTATGTATAACTTTTATACGGGACTCATCATGTAGATACACCAAGCCTCGAGCAATACCACAAATGATCTTGTATCGTGTATCCCAGGCTAATTTTCCACGCTTTTCGTCATCTAAATAGGCATCGTAAGCCAAATAAATCAGGGGACACAGAACGTATATGAAAACATGCACACTGGGGTAACTTTAAAGTGGCAAAGCTGCATGTGAAAGAGAAAACTAGACATTTTGATTACTCTAATTAAGGTAACAAGTTCCCTTTTTATTCATTAATTATAACAGAATCATGAGTTTTACGAGTCCCTGCTCACGTTAAATAAATAAAATCAGTCATCGAGACTCCAAATTATATGTTTGTTCTACTGATGTGCATGCAATGATTTGTTTAATTGACCTAAACCGATATTTGTTATCTTATTACCCCCATTGAATTTACTTTTAATTCTAATTTACAGTAGCTTCATGAAAAGCTTGGTTTTATTTTTACTCAACCATTTGCATTAATTAAAGAACAATGTAGTGATGAAATCAGTACAACTAGTATTTGTCAATCCAAACTTTGCTTGGAATAAGAAATGCACACTGGAATAACTTTAAAGTGGCAAAAATGCATGTGAAAGAGAAAACTAGACACATATTAATTACTCTAATTAAGGTAACAAGTTCCCTTTTTATTCATTAGTTATAGCAGAATCATGGGTTTGGCGAGTTCCTGCTCGCGTTAAATAAATAAAATCAGTCATCGAGACTCCAAATTATATATTTGTTCAACCGATGTGCATGCAAGTATTTGTTTAATTGACCTAGACCTATGTTTGTATTATCTTATTACCCCCATTGAATTTTTCTTTTAGTTCTAATTTATAGTAGCTTCATGAAAAGCTTGATTTTTTTCTCAATGCTTTTCATTCTGTAAAGAACAATGTAGTGATGAAGTCAGTACAACTAGTATTTGTCAATCCAAACTTTGCTTGGAATAAGAAATTAAGTAGAAACTCCAGTACCGAAAATAAAGGCATCAAGACTTTTCTTTGGAATATATTCATACACAAGTAATTTGTCCTCTCCATTGAGGCAGGCGCCTATTAACTTCACCAGATTCCGGTGCTGAAGCTTGGCGACTAATAATAGCTCATTTTTTAGTTCACGAAGGCCTTGTTTTGATCCTTCCGATAATCGTTTTACTGCTATTTCCTGTCCATCTGGCATCATACCCTGAAAAGCAGCAACTTAAATTAATATAACATCATAAAATCCAACTATTATTGTAATCTAGCTTGACATGTACCTATTGTTTATGCTAGTATAAGAAGCGTAAGGTGAAACTAGATTTGAAATAGGATCGAGAAGTCACAAAGTCAGAACCCAGTTAGTAGATATATTTTGAATGGCCGAGATAAAGAAGAAAGCCCACACCACTCGAAGGCAGAGAGCACATAAATGCAAAGCGGGTTTAAAAAATTGGCTTTAATCTAAGGTAGCTAATCTGTACATTCTTGTTAATAAATGGTTTTCAATTGTTCATGACAGAAAATAGGAGTCAGCTGGAACTCAGGTGAAACAATATGGTGACAACAGCAGGAAGCTGTAGACAACTACTGCCTCCGTTTCTAAATACatgtctttttagacatttcaatacaaactacatacagatgtatatagacatattttaaagcgtagattcactcattttgctccatatgcaGTCCCTTATTGGAATCTCTATAAAGACTTATATTTCTAAACGAAGGGAGTAGTAATACTGGGTTTGTTGCTGGATTACCTTGTAGACATGCCCAAATCCTCCTTCCCCCAATTTATTTTCTTCAGAGAAATTACTTGTTGCTATTCTTATTATAGATGTGTCCAACAGCACTGATTTAATATCTTCAATATCTTCTGAATAAGCTGTATCTGCATACGAAATACAATAAACTGACAATTGGTATTTTTTTCTGCAGAGATCCAGTAAAAGAGCAGCTACAAAGGGAGCAATCCGTAATGGATGCTTTGTGAAAGGGAGGATGAACTGGGACTGCATAATTCAATTTACTAAAGTTTTCATGGTCCCGGTCCCAGTCTGATAGTACTGTAAAGGTACTTACATGATTGTGTTTTCTTTAGACTGGATCTCTTTCTCCATATGCAAATTGATATAGCTGAGATTAAACCAAGTGTTGTTACCACAGGGAGGACAATTGGCAGGATTGCAGGGTGACTGCTATTTCTGCTTGGGTTGCTGACGTTTGCATTTGAACCATTGCCATTTTCCTTGGCTTTAGTACCATTTCCTTTATCTGCACACATGTAGAAACAATTAGACATACTTTTTCTAAGGGTAACAGAGGTGGGGACGGTGGAGAGTTTCCCCACCTGAATATATTACCACTCAAATGGCTATAATGCCAAGAGGCCAATCCATTTCGTAAGAGAACCCGGTCAAAAACCTGAACAAATTGACCCCCATTATGAGGGAAACTAGGCCGAAAACTATACAAGTAACAAGGGGCAAAAGAATAGGAGAAAAAATGAACGCCGAGGACAAGGAACGACCTAGCTAGCAGATCGAAGGACAATCACCAGGAGAGACACAAGTAGATGTGGGGTGCCATTGAGGGACACAATACCGAAACTTTGCAAGCAGCCTAATGCATGCACCAAACATGCATGCCTACCGAACCCCACCGACGCAACACCGGAGAATCTTCAATCAACGAGTGTCGTAACTAAACACGAACCTTGACTGGGAGCTCGAGCACAAGCAGGGCCGGCCCAGGGGTATGGCGGGAGGGGCAATGGCCCAGGGCCTAGGCCGGGAGGTGGCCCATGATGTAGGATACATATCTTATACAGCCAAACAAAAAATAGTTAAGAAAAAAACTATACAAGAGAAACGAAAGGACATGGGCTAGACCCATAGCTAGGTGGgaaaaaaaaattatatgagaccaggtctcacggaCTAGCAGGTGAGACCCACCCTGATGaatgacacgtggcattcacaaatcaTAAAGTATCTAATCTCTACGAAGCGTCACGCCAGCCACTCGGCCGCTCGCTTCGCTTCTGTGAAACAAATCAATCGAAGATCTGATCTTGTGCCTTCGTCCCTCGTCGGTTCGTCTTCGTGACTTCATCGTCTCGTTGACCGTCGGCATGTCACCCGGCGCCTTGGCCGCTACTGGTTATCGTCGCAGCGCGCGCCGCTCTGCCATCCGGCATCCGGCAAGGCGGCAATACAGTACGTATCCATCCATGTACCATATTCCTGTTCCATCCCCCATTCCATCCAAAGCTAAACTTCAGTAGTTTCTTTGATACTTTACTACGTATTCAACTATTCGTTCTGATCCATCCTAATTTTTTGTCATGTTGTGTACATGTTTAGGGTTCCAATCATCCGATGTATAAATTTCTAATTCTTTGTATCCTCTTTTCTTCATTATTTTAGGACATTAGCCTGCCATCTTGCCTAAGAAAAAGAATTTGTCGGGTGCtgaaaaaaggagaaaaaaaagaAAGTGATCTGAAACACAGGGGCCATGTCATCGAGTTCGCCTAGGGCCTCCCATAACACAGGGCCAGCCCTGAGCACAGGACCAGGAAGCTCGCCGCAACATAGAGGCTGCCATGGGAGGGTCTTGAGCATGCATTTGCCAGCCAGGCGGCGAGAATGGCCATCCTCTGTGACTTATTTTTGCTACTCTAACAAAAATGGCGTACGTGTTCTTGTTAGAGAAAGGTTCCGACTTGCCATAGTAGCTCACTGATGATGATGGAGACGTGGTAGGTACATGACCGTTCCCAAGTGTTAGTCATGATGGTGACCGGAAATGTTGACAGTGTCGTAGTGATGATGGGTTTTTAGTTTAGAAAAATGTGAGGAAAAGTCATCAGAAGATGGAAAATCCAGACACTCACGCGCCTGTAGCCCAAGCTAGGATGCCCGGATTACCGCCGCACCTAATCTAGCCGTCGAGCCATGGTGTGGCCGCACTTCTTTGCTTAGCTGGTGGAGCCCCGCCTGCTTGGTCTTCCTCAAGGCGAGTCTCTTCGTCACCGTCGGTCACCCCTTCACGACCGGACTCTTCTTCATGACCAGACCCACTAGCCATACATCTAGACTCTTCATCCGACTCATCATCACATGAATCGTGCGCATTGTTGTCCCTGGTGGTAGGATCGTTGACAATGGCAGCCCCCTGGGAGATTTGTTCGAGGGCCAGGTCCCGGGGAGGTTTCGTACGGCCCTCGATATCTCGGGACGATGGCAGGTCATCTATTGGTGTCCGCGGCCAAGAGGGGGTTCTTGACATTTTCAAACTAAATGGGAGCTTGTTAATAACACAAATTTAGTAAAATTAAGGAGGCTAAAAAATGCATATAATTGAGCATGACAAAAACTATAATTATACTAATAAAACATAGTTGAACGAAAATAGAAATTTTTGACATGACCTTTACTAAAAATCGAGTGTCGAGTGTTGACAAATCAAAAACATTAATCTATGAAATGCATGAAAATTTTGGACGTTTTAGTTGGGAAAATTCAAACCCTTACTTTCTTGTTATTTGgttttttaaaaataaatatgGTATAAAACATACGACATATAGCGTGGGGTAAGATTTGTTTTTCTGAGTTGTTGGCATGGGGTAAGATGGCTAGGAATTCTAACCTAACTACGCGGAGCGCACTCCTCCATGCAGTTGGTCTAGTACAGGCCCTGCCAATCTATTCTTACTCCTTTTTTTAGGGAAATCTATTCTTACTCtaattatgggacggagggagtatttatcTGTGTAAAACGTTTTGTTTGGGGAACACAAAACCCTCCTCAGATTCATTTTTCATAGGTGGCGCAGGTGGAGAGCATCGCGGTACATACCTCCTCCGTTAGAAGTGACGTAGGTTGGGTAGTAGGCGTAGTTGGCCATGCCGCAGTTGGCGCCGTTCCCGCGCGTGAGTCGCATGTAGCCCCCCTCGCCCCACGTCGTCCCCCACTGGTTCTTCACCGTCCAGTACTCCTGCCCGCCGCTGTCGGTCCCGTAGCCCACCACCGTCACGGCATAGTTCAGGTTCTGTCCGCACGAGGAGCTGCCGGTGTAGATGCCGCTCATATAGTGCTGGAAGTCAATGTCAGACTCCAACTCCACGGCCACCGGCTGTCTGGAGACGAGCTCCTGCAACGTGACCTCGTCTCCGTTCAGGCTCACCGCCTGAAAGTAGCTGACGTAGGCGGCCGAATTTGCCATTGCGTGAATGATGCGGCAGGCGCCATGCTGGCCGCGATACGCGTAGTTTTTCTCCAGCTGCAGGCCGCCGCTCTCGGCGATGTAGTTTAGCGCCTCCTTGACGGAGCCGCCGTTGCAGGTGTTGGCGCCGCCGGTGCAGTCGAgcacctgctgctctgacatgGAGATGAGGTTGCCAGTGGCAATCTTTACGAGCCCCTCggtcgccgccaccgccgcgaACGCCCAACAACAACCTTCACGTGTAAACACATATATGTATAGCCATTTGTGAACTTTGGCTTATGTTGTACCTTCGCAGGAGCTGCAGATTCTTACCGCATGAAGCTTGGTCCTTGACAGGGGTGACGGCGCCCTGGGCCCTCCAGTCCATGCTGTCCGGCTCCGGCATGGACCGGAACTGAGCCTTGGACATGTTCACCGTGGCCACCGGCGTGTTGTCCTCGGTACGGAGCCCGCCACGCTGGTGACGGTACCCGAGGTGCTTCTCCGTGAACTCTTCATTGCTGAGATCGGAGAATTGATTAAGCCCGAGCATGTACGTCCGGTTGCCCGCCCTGTTGACAGCATCAACATGCCGCACGTTGGCCGCGAACACCTCCTGCCGGCGCAATTTCTCGGCAGCGTCCGTGTACAAGCGCCCGTGCTTGGCCATCCACCGCTCGTGCCGGGCAGCCAGCGCTTCCTCTCCCTCCGCGAAAGCGCTGACAAAGGCAGTGGCGGCCACGAGCACGAGCAGTGTGCCGTAGAGGCGGCGCGAGCTGCGAGTCGGCGCCATTAGCTAGCTAGTTTGCTTGCTTTTTCTTGCAACGGTTCACGAGGGAGCTAGTAAGCACGTACTAGCAACCAAGCTGCTACGCGCGCGAATGGTTTGTGATTGGTTGTTAGATGAAAGGAGCATGTAAAAGCGTGTAAGTCTTTGTATGTCTAGCATTTTTGACGCGCGAATGGTCGTGTGCATTAATTTGAGCGGATTCCATACTTTTCGTCGCTGGATCTGCCTGCCTTCATACGCTGTAGTCTAGTCTAACGTACGTATTGACTGGGAGTAGTGCATTCGAGCATGTTTGTATCTGACGGTGGTTGCTCTCAGCGGTCCGTATATTCTTCTTGGTCGCTGTCGTCCTCTTTCTTCTACGGCGGACGGATACCGTCGCACACGCATTGAGTTCGGCCGATATATGTTGTGGCCTAGATTACATGGTTGACTTGTGTTTTTCTCGGAGAATAATGAAACACGTTACTTCTCATTCTATTAAAATTTTGTGGTAGATACATCAAGGTATAAAGCAAGAAATTGTGGAGATGGCTAACTCCTAAAAATGCTACATACGTACATTGTATATCACTGGGCGAACTCTTGCATTTTCTTGCGTGTCAGCCCTAATTTTCTTCAGCGCCCATGCACAAAGATCAGCTTTATTAGTTTTcgatattttaatatgaaataagCTTAATTAATAGTGGGGTTAATCATCCTCTACAAAAATGGGGTTAATtaattagagcatctccaatagtaTCACAATAGCCCACTACGCACGCAAGCTCACACACACGCTGACGCACATCATATATCCCAATAAAGCCTTCATTTTCGGCAACTACCTTGTTACTATCAAAGTATTGGAATCTACGAACAGCATATATTGCCGTGTGGGACATGCAACATACCGATCCGCAGATCGGTACGCACGGCAGTTGTGCAGACAGACTCTCATACGGTCTAGACTTGCATGGCCAAGCATCAAGCACGGCAGGTTCTGCAGACTTCCACGGCCATGATCTATACTTCCATGGCCACGGCTGGGCAATTATTCTATTCTTTGACAtgtatttcatatttctttttgcaGGGAATTGACAGGTATTCCGTTAACATATGTACCGTAAAAATTCTCTTAATCAAATCGTTGATACCATGGTTGTACTGTGTTTAAGCATCGTCAAGCTGTATTAATCCCAGTTCATGCACACACTGGCGTAATTTTAGACGCTCCATTCTATTTTAGAAATGaagtacttcctccgtttcaTATCAGTTGTAGCTGAAACACATTCATCTAGACGTATTTCAGTGTTAAATACACCCGTTTGAGCAACAATTAACATGGAACCGATGGAGTTAGTAAAATTACCAACTGGTAAGCCTGTATATGAAATCAATCAAATAATGAGCAACATATACTGTGAATCGATTTTAATGCATTATTTCTTTCAGCTGTCTGTATACATTAGTATTAGCACATATACAGGTCGTGCTTATCCTTCCGACCTATCATGCTGACTGACTCCAGACCTTTCATAAATTATTATTTTAATCTTGAATGATTCAAAGTCTTGTGCAACCGCATCATATGCTTGATCGAGGATATAGGCTTTTACAAATTATCATTTGAATATTGGATGCTTCAAAGTCTGTCGTACAAGTCTGTAGCTTGCATAATTGTCTGGGTTAAGCAACAAGAGCGACGCCACTCATTCTGCAGCCTGGTTTGGTCTACGTATACATCGAATGTTTGGAAGCTGCGTACCTTATCACTGTCCAAGTATTGGAAGCTAGTACAGCCGTGTGAGACATGCAACGCAGCCGTCCATAAATCAGTATGCACATGGCTCAACCACGAATGACCTGACTGTAACTCCCATGCCTACTCTCCATTGCCGTGCCGTGTGAGCTGACCGTAACTCTCATGCCAACTCTCCATCAATTATGGCAGGGCCATGGTTGTTCTCTTCTTTGGCATGTATATTCCGTAAACATATCGACAGATGTGTGCTCGATTTAATGTGCTGCCATCGACACTCAGAACCACATGGCAGAGCCAATTCCAACCTAGCTAGCTAGTCATGGAGATGCATCCACCACCCAAAATGCTTGCCTCTCTCACCATGACCAtactgatgatgatgatgatggccacctCCGTCGCACTTGCGTCGGATGCAACGGCACTCGGAGGACAAGCAAGAGCGCTCCTCGTCTGGAAAGATAGCCTCGACAACCAAAGCCAGCACACCCTGCGGTCCAGGGGAAACATGTCGCTGCCCTGCAACTGGCGCAGCATCAGGTGTGATACCGGTGTGCACCCGCACCAGCATCGACCGACGATCAGCGGCATCTCTCAGTGGGGGATGCGGCTGAGAGGGACGCTAGAGTCCCTTGACTTCTCGGCCTTGAGGACCTTGACATGCCTTGACCTCTCGTACAACTACCTCATGGGAGCATCCCACCCGGCATTCAGGTCCTAGGAGAGCTCCACGCTCTCCTTCTGCAAGGCAACCAGATAAGAGACTCAATTCCACTAGGTCTAGGAAATCTCACAAATTTGCATTTGTTAATGCTTCATGAAAATGAAGTCTCTGGTGAGGTACCAAGGCAGATAGGCAATATGAGTAGCCTTGTGACCGTCAATCTGTCAAACAATCACTTAGTTGGTGATATCCCTTCTGAAGTAGGCCACCTAAAGCACTTGGTTAGGTTAGATTTGTCCAAAAATAAACTTTCTAGGCAAATCCCACGAAAACTAGGTTGGTTGTTGAACTTAGAGGAGCTAGTGCTTGAAATTTGACAAAATCACTACCTTATACCTTTATAGTAACCAATTTTCTCGGCAAATTCCACAAGAACTAGGTTGGTTGTTGAACTTAGAGGGCTTGTCGCTTAGCAACAACGCACTAACAGGGTCCATCCCAAACAGCTTAGGAAATTTGACAAAACTCACTACATTATACCTTTATAGTAACCAACTTTCTGGGCAAATTCCACAAGAACTAGGTTGGTTGTTGAACTTAGAGAATTTGGGGCTTAGCAACGACACACTAACAAGGTCCATCCCAAACAACCTAGGCAATTTTACAAAACTACCTATCTTGTACCTTTATAATAACCATCTTTCCGTACCTATTCCACGAGAATTAGGTCACCTTACGAACTTAGAGAACTTGGTTCGTAGCAATAATGGTCTCACAAGTTCCATCCCAAATAACATTGGGAATTTGACAAAACTCACTGCCTTGAACATTTACCAGAACCGACTTTCAGGTCAAACTCCACGAGAATTAGTTACATTGTGAACCTAGAGGTCTTGGATCTGCGCAACAATAGTCTCACAGGTTCGATCCCAAATGGCTTATGGAATTTGACAAGAATCACTTTGTTGTACCTTTCTGGGAACCGACTTTCTGGTGAAATTCCTCGAAAATTGGGTCACCAGGAGAACTTAGAGAACTTGGACCTTAGCGGAAATAGTCTCACAGGTGCCATCCCAAGCGGCTTAGGTAATTTGACAAAACTCACTACCTTGCACCTTGGCAAGAACCTACTTTCTGGTCAGGTTCTACGAGAGTTAGGTTATGCTGTGAACTTAGAACAACTGAATCTTTATTACAACAGACTCTCAGGTTCCATCTCAAATAGCCTAGGAAATTTGACTAAACTAACCATCTTGGAGCTTCTTCTAAACCAACTTTCCGGGCCTATTCCTCAAGAATTTTCCAAGTTAATGAGTCTAGTTCAGTTGGAACTCGCTCTCAATATCCTCTCTGGTTCCTTGTCATCCGGTCTTTGTTCGGGAGGTCAGCTACAACACTTGTCCGCTGCAGGCAACAAATTGGCCGGACCCTTGCCATCAAGCTTGCTAAGTTGTGCAAGCCTAGTCAGGGTTCGACTCCAACAGAATAACTTCAAAGGAGATATCACCAGGATGTCACGCCAAGGTCCCAAGCCGGTGGTTGAGTGGTGGAACAGACTCGAGTGAGACGGCTCCGAGTCCAACCATGAGCCATCGCTCTTTTTCGAGTCAGTCAGGCCACTTGACTTACTAAAAGAAGACCCTCCCGATGCCGGCGACGACGGCGGAGGTTGCCCGGCGACAGGGACATCCTGTCCCAGAGCTCAAGTGGGGTCATTGCGGCTTAATATGTAAGTGTTGGGGTCTGTGGCGGCTTAGGATTCCTGACGCAGTAGATTCGGCTTCGTAGATCGAGTATCTAGATACCACAAAGTCTGGTGTGTATTCTCCTTGCTAACGAAAAGAGAGTTATCAGCCGCCAGTAACGTGACGTGAGAATGCAGCATCTCCGCCCGTGCTCTGGTCGGAAGGAGGAAGATTGTCGggccctaggtcgacctgacACCTGAAACCTCAAGTTACAGCCAAGTATTCAGACTCAAGAAAGCAGAGCAAAAGCAGAGGAAACCACATGCAAGTATTTAGGATTCAGAAATCAGAGGAAGCACAATTGCAGTCTGTATCTATATATGCATCAGTTGATTCAGTTCTGATTGTCCACCTTTGCCTGCTGACTTCTACCTCCACAAATCTCGCTGATAACGAAGATGAAGTCGCTGGAGCTCAACAGAGTTTGCAATCCAAGCCCAGATAGACATAATGAAGGGATCGCCCGCAGGTAAGCCGTCCAGGATGCCGGACGGACAGTTCACGGTCGACATTCCTGTTGTGGATTGTTCACGGTCGAAACAAGCACACTCGGTTTGGCTCATCATACTTTCTGCCTGGGCCTCCTCTGGAAGTCTGAATTTTCTGCTCAAGGATTCCTTCTGTCTGATGAGTATTCAGATTTCGTTCACCAATCTGAGCCTTTTGCTTGGTAAGCTGCACATCCTTCTTGGAAACATGCTTTGTATTTGGATTCTGCGAAACTCTTCGTCTGTTGATATAAGTACACATCAAGGTGTGCTGATCTGCATGCTAGAGGTAGCAGAAGATTGTTCAGTACATTCTTGTGTTCTGCTTATTCTTATTTTATCTGCATTCCGTTGAAAAGGAAAAACTTGGTATGATGCTCGACAAAATGGCACGTGCTGAAAATTTTGTTGGAGAGGCTGACCCTTGTTCTCGGGATAAAGGAGGGGATGATCCCAGTTGTCAAAGATGCAGCTGCATTGGCTATGCCAGATCTGGCCACTTCCATTGTTGCAGAATTTACTTCATAGTCTGGAATTATGGCACGCCAATATTCTTTAACGGATGGTCTTCTAGAAGAGGTACATTTGTTGCCAGCTCTTAATAGGGAAAGTTAAGCTGGTCCTCAACTTTGGCTGAGCAAAGTTTCATGTCAAAGGTTGTGGAAGCACTATTCGAGATAACACTTCCAAGGTTCTCTGGCGGTTGCTGATAGGTACTTCCCTCACATATATTGCCATTGTTAATCAGAAGCTAAATTGAATACACAAAATGTTGATAAAGTCTTTAGCACCTTGATTCTAATACTAACCTTTTTACTTGCACGGATTGGACAGCTTAGTGGGTCTGTTTGGAGCTGGATGCCAGCCAAGTTCTTCAAACGATCCATTTGCACTGAGAAGGACCTCTTATGGACTGGTAAGGGAAGTTGAAACTGAAAATATTATTACATGTAAACTATTCTCATAATATATTTTATATAGGTCCAAACATTGGTTGAGAACAAGAACTTTGACCTCACGATGCCTT belongs to Triticum urartu cultivar G1812 chromosome 7, Tu2.1, whole genome shotgun sequence and includes:
- the LOC125525269 gene encoding cysteine-rich receptor-like protein kinase 6 isoform X1; protein product: MAPTRSSRRLYGTLLVLVAATAFVSAFAEGEEALAARHERWMAKHGRLYTDAAEKLRRQEVFAANVRHVDAVNRAGNRTYMLGLNQFSDLSNEEFTEKHLGYRHQRGGLRTEDNTPVATVNMSKAQFRSMPEPDSMDWRAQGAVTPVKDQASCGCCWAFAAVAATEGLVKIATGNLISMSEQQVLDCTGGANTCNGGSVKEALNYIAESGGLQLEKNYAYRGQHGACRIIHAMANSAAYVSYFQAVSLNGDEVTLQELVSRQPVAVELESDIDFQHYMSGIYTGSSSCGQNLNYAVTVVGYGTDSGGQEYWTVKNQWGTTWGEGGYMRLTRGNGANCGMANYAYYPTYVTSNGGDKGNGTKAKENGNGSNANVSNPSRNSSHPAILPIVLPVVTTLGLISAISICIWRKRSSLKKTQSYTAYSEDIEDIKSVLLDTSIIRIATSNFSEENKLGEGGFGHVYKGMMPDGQEIAVKRLSEGSKQGLRELKNELLLVAKLQHRNLVKLIGACLNGEDKLLVYEYIPKKSLDAFIFDDEKRGKLAWDTRYKIICGIARGLVYLHDESRIKVIHRDLKPSNILLEMDMNPKISDFGLASIFEGDHTKHITRRVAGTYGYMAPEYAVLGHVSTKSDVFSFGMIILEIVTGRRNSVSSETMMAQHLLTYVWENWTKGTKAEIVDPSLHYNNRSENEVLKCVHIGLLCVQENPGDRPGMSSVMLMLVGKSTTLPAPSRPAFLFRLNDENHAHGGLNNRLDGLNESNPTFNNLTITELEPR
- the LOC125525271 gene encoding uncharacterized protein LOC125525271: MEMHPPPKMLASLTMTILMMMMMATSVALASDATALGGQARALLVWKDSLDNQSQHTLRSRGNMSLPCNWRSIRCDTGVHPHQHRPTISGISQWGMRLRGTLESLDFSALRTLTCLDLSYNYLMGASHPAFRS
- the LOC125525580 gene encoding MDIS1-interacting receptor like kinase 2-like, with the protein product HWEFDKTHCLEHLPEPTFRSNSTRISYIVNLEVLDLRNNSLTGSIPNGLWNLTRITLLYLSGNRLSGEIPRKLGHQENLENLDLSGNSLTGAIPSGLGNLTKLTTLHLGKNLLSGQVLRELGYAVNLEQLNLYYNRLSGSISNSLGNLTKLTILELLLNQLSGPIPQEFSKLMSLVQLELALNILSGSLSSGLCSGGQLQHLSAAGNKLAGPLPSSLLSCASLVRVRLQQNNFKGDITRMSRQGPKPVVEWWNRLE
- the LOC125525269 gene encoding senescence-specific cysteine protease SAG39-like isoform X2 gives rise to the protein MAPTRSSRRLYGTLLVLVAATAFVSAFAEGEEALAARHERWMAKHGRLYTDAAEKLRRQEVFAANVRHVDAVNRAGNRTYMLGLNQFSDLSNEEFTEKHLGYRHQRGGLRTEDNTPVATVNMSKAQFRSMPEPDSMDWRAQGAVTPVKDQASCGCCWAFAAVAATEGLVKIATGNLISMSEQQVLDCTGGANTCNGGSVKEALNYIAESGGLQLEKNYAYRGQHGACRIIHAMANSAAYVSYFQAVSLNGDEVTLQELVSRQPVAVELESDIDFQHYMSGIYTGSSSCGQNLNYAVTVVGYGTDSGGQEYWTVKNQWGTTWGEGGYMRLTRGNGANCGMANYAYYPTYVTSNGGDKGNGTKAKENGNGSNANVSNPSRNSSHPAILPIVLPVVTTLGLISAISICIWRKRSSLKKTQSYTAYSEDIEDIKSVLLDTSIIRIATSNFSEENKLGEGGFGHVYKGMMPDGQEIAVKRLSEGSKQGLRELKNELLLVAKLQHRNLVKLIGACLNGEDKLLV